AACATCTAATGTGAGTGTTTTTAAATGATATGCAGAGTGGACACAGTTGGTGCTAGTTCATCCACGACAGAGAATCTTCCAGAGGAAGCTAGGCTGACTGAAATTCCTGTATCAGATCTAAAGATGGATGGAGAAGAGACTGAAGACCTTGCATCTGAAAAAGATGATGGAAGAACAGAAGATATTGTCAGTAATGCTGCAAAAGCCATCAGAGAAGACCTAGAGAAGGAAGGAGGTTTGTTAGTCATTTTCTCCACTTAGTTCTAGcttagcattattattattattatcatttattcgaccaggtaaagaatataggatacatatcataaacattacaaacatgaaacaaaaaccaggatgaacattacaaaggaatacacactgtactgtacatgttacgcaaaatgaaaatgaaataaaaggagACAACGTGAAGGTCAGGGCACACAAAAGTAAAGACATTGACTGTTGCCCGTAGGCATGTGAGCCCACACATGTTGCCCCTAAGAAACATTTAACAAtagagtcccaagtatactcgggactcctcctcaacaggttaaatctACAATTTGTCCTCATACGTTGTGTGAGGATTTTGTTCTTCATAGTTTTATCAGATTTGATTACTTTCAAAATAGAATGCtacatatgtgtatgtacatgtatgtcactgtCATTAAAATTTAAAGTAGAAAGATTGTATGaaatttttaaacaaaataagtTGTGAAAGTgttcaaaaggtttttttttttttttttttttttttttttttttttttttactcatttgTTCTTCATAACTTAAAGAATTTAGAAGGTAGCAGGTTTTTCAAACAACAGAATAGCTTTAGTTTTGTATCACATTTAgactgatactgacatatgatttaagagatgaaaatgtgacctgctacaacaaaaggatccttaAGTTGCTAACGGGTGAGccaagaaaatcgagtttgaagtcagatcatcaaaatccgtcaaaacattttgatttctgtttttgacataatgttgtagtctaatgtatcttctgttgtcagtgcgtggcatcctggttactgattggtcatgcatagaccgctggcgctaagcctGAATGAACATCGCAGAAGTTGCTAGGAGCGTATCTTCTACTGTCAAACGGCAGAAACTGTCTTgcttccccttgatcatgatagcgtaggaaggaaaactttgaatgtgattttctcgaaacgctgattttGAGACCACTctacatgcgctaataaaatcatcgatatctccgcgaccgagtacttttatgagtcatgtttTATATGACATTTatgtggaagagtaagggaatgatgtcatgtcattttcagaaaattgtcctccccgactttcagatcctttcgttgcagcgggtcacaaatgCTTGCATAATTGGGAGAGATTATACTCTTTTGCTGTGTCTCAGTCTTTACCCTGTAATGACAAACAggtcaaaaatgaaaataccaaAATCAAGCATTGTAAAGATGCCTTTTGCCGTCACACTCCCAGACAGTATCAAAATCATACTACTTTCTTTTAATTCATATTGTAAAATACAATCATGGCTAACAGTTCATTTCTGATCCAAGAATGTTGCATATGTTTGTGTTACAATACTACCTCATGTAACTGTTGTAGGAAAtggacttcaaaattttcaaaaatttttcCTGAAGGTGCACACAGTAAGTTATTAATTATTGTATCTCAGTATAGTATCACAtgtattgttttcttcttcttcttcttttgttactgttatttTGGTTTTGAATTGTCCTAATGCTAGCGTGTTTTTTAGTCATTTTGTACACCCGTATGAATAGCACCATTGCGCTTAGAAACACCAGTATGACGCGCCATATAaatgctattattattattaaaatgtTGCACATGATTTGTCACCAGATGAGGAGATTCCTCCTGCTGAGAAATTTGATGTGATCGTCTCAGAAGTTGGCAGCACACTGCAGCTCTTGGATGGTGAGAAGGAAGGATTGGAGAACTCCAGCTCTCAGGAGGAGGTgagatttttctcaaaatgtgaaaatgaaatgctAGAGCATTATTCAGAGACAACACAGATAAGGAAGTTCATTTCCTGTAAACTATAGCTCCACAGTTcaaccagggccccattttgtaaaagatgttaggatagtaACTCTTGCCAGagtggcaacttccaatagcaacagccaatcggGAAGCTGGATTCtcgttgttaccatgacaattgccattccggCAAGAGTTGCTATagtatcaactttttatgaaatggggtccaGGTTTAAACAGTCCTTTTTGTGAAGGTCATTTGTGCTTAAATATCTAGATGTACTCAAAGAGAATCAGAGAAGCCAAAGTTTCTACACCACATTAGTtactcatattttcatttctttgtctgAACTAACAGATAATCCAATCTATCTTGCCTTACATGTAGATCAGAATTTGAATATTATCCATGACTAGTTTGACTAAAATCCCAGTTAAAAGGCTCACTGTACAGTTATGCCTTAATTTTATGCGTAAAATCACACAATAATGGCTGCCTCCTTTCAGAGTGTATTAAAAAACAGGTGACAAAATAATTCCTGACTCATTTTATTGACTGTCAGTAAATTCTTTGTCTCCCTGTGCAGGAGGGAGCTGAGAAAGCAGCAGACTCAAAGACAAGACCACGGCGTAGCAGGCGAGTTCGTCAAAGCAAAGAAGGTCGGTTTAAATGCAGCATGTGTCCCTTCAGATACCCAACCAAGGAAGCTGTCTTGCAGCATGAGGAAACACATGGCCGCAAAGTTCAAGTTTGTGAGAAATGTGACAAGGAGTTTGTTAATGTTGATGCCCTGAAGGCGCACATCCGTTTTGTGCATGACAAGAAATTTGACTGCAGTGACTGTGACAAAAAGTTTGGTACAAAGTACCTCTTGATGCAGCACCGGCGATCCCACACAGGAGAGAAGCCATTTGTATGTGAGACATGTAACAAGGGTTTCACCACCTCCTCTTCATTGAAGGCTCACATGGAGAGTCACAATGTCAGCCGCTCCTACCTCTGCCATGAATGTGGTGCTGCATACCGCCGGAGGGACTGTCTCAAACAGCACATCCTCCGATGCCACAAAACAGAAGATGAGTTTCAGTGTGAGATGTGTGGCAAGAGTTTTAAATATCGTGAGTCTCTTAAGAACCATTTGGAGCACCACAAGAACTCAGACCAAGGCAAGTACCCGTATCAGTGCCATCTTTGTGGCAAGGGATACACCCTCGCTGTCACGCTTCGTCGACACATGAACTCACATGAAACTGTCTTCCAGTGTGACGTTTGCAATCGGCAGTTTAGTCATCGGCATCACCTCAAACGACATTCCATCGTACACACTGGAGAACGCCCCTTTGTGTGTGGGTACTGTGATAGGACGTTTGGTCTACGCACAACATTACTGACCCATCTCCGTCTCCATACGGGAGAAAAACCTTACAAGTGTAAGATGTGTCCCATTGCCTTTCGACGTAACTACAGCTTGAAAAATCACATGAAAAAGGCACATGGGATTGAAGTACCGAACCGCAGCCCTGGTTCTCTACCACTGAAGGACAGTAACCAAGATAACGTACCCACAGAGGTGATGATGGAACTTCAGCTTCAACAGGAGGAGACGGGAACACAGAAGGAGCTCATTCCAGAGACAGTGCCCATCCACATCTTGCAGCAGATTGACCCAGATGGAAATGTGGACCAGCAGACAGTGACATACAGCACATCTGCAGAGGGAGCTGTGGTGGCCAGTGAGTTGGTAGACAGTGCTGAGAGCCAGCAAGCTGTCATGACTCTAGCTAACATGTCGCACCAACTCATGAACATGCAGCAAATGGAAGAGTTGCAGCAACAGGTGCAACAACAGATTCAACAAGCTGAAGAGGTGCAGCAACAAGTACAAGAGGTGCACATCCAGCAGCTAGAGGATGGGACTCAGACCGTGGAGTACAAATATGTCACGTTTCCCGTCAATTTCACCTCAATTCCTACCTCAGAAGCAGAGCCTCAGGATGCCATTATTCAATGAGAAAAGGTTTTTGGTTAATAGTCCACATTCTCTTGAAATGGGGTTGTAGTGTACCCAAGATGTGAGCATCTGTTTTGTGCATTAACTGGTATTCAACCATAATTTAAGTGAAATGTCATGAGCCTAAATAAtaatctattttgtaaaatgtgatattttgctAGGCATGGCTCTAAGTATTTGGATTACATCTAATTCATCTACGTAA
The DNA window shown above is from Diadema setosum chromosome 22, eeDiaSeto1, whole genome shotgun sequence and carries:
- the LOC140245404 gene encoding uncharacterized protein, with product MGLGGRKSDTSRKKKHSITVSPADLPRLKVIREGAKCKDNNEVFKWMLVLAEKYLGVDTVGASSSTTENLPEEARLTEIPVSDLKMDGEETEDLASEKDDGRTEDIVSNAAKAIREDLEKEGDEEIPPAEKFDVIVSEVGSTLQLLDGEKEGLENSSSQEEEGAEKAADSKTRPRRSRRVRQSKEGRFKCSMCPFRYPTKEAVLQHEETHGRKVQVCEKCDKEFVNVDALKAHIRFVHDKKFDCSDCDKKFGTKYLLMQHRRSHTGEKPFVCETCNKGFTTSSSLKAHMESHNVSRSYLCHECGAAYRRRDCLKQHILRCHKTEDEFQCEMCGKSFKYRESLKNHLEHHKNSDQGKYPYQCHLCGKGYTLAVTLRRHMNSHETVFQCDVCNRQFSHRHHLKRHSIVHTGERPFVCGYCDRTFGLRTTLLTHLRLHTGEKPYKCKMCPIAFRRNYSLKNHMKKAHGIEVPNRSPGSLPLKDSNQDNVPTEVMMELQLQQEETGTQKELIPETVPIHILQQIDPDGNVDQQTVTYSTSAEGAVVASELVDSAESQQAVMTLANMSHQLMNMQQMEELQQQVQQQIQQAEEVQQQVQEVHIQQLEDGTQTVEYKYVTFPVNFTSIPTSEAEPQDAIIQ